CCACTTCTGGGCGTGTGGGCGCAGCCGCAGGATCTGCACCACCATCGTGCCCAGCATGGCCATGTTGAACAGAAACACCAGGCTGAAGAGGCCCAGGTTGGTGACGTGGCTGACCAAGGAGTCCCGGATCCAGCACCTATGGGCAAGGGCACGAAGGCTCATTGCAAGGCTGGGCTGGCACGGTGCTTTCTGGGCCATGGGCAAGCACCATAGTGAGCCCGAGTACAGGGCAGCTGCTTTAAACACCACTGACTCAAGGGCCAAAAAGTCACTCTCCTTTCAATTCTCCTTTATTCCTACTCTGTAGTCGAGAGAAAGACTTAGTTTGGTCCTAAAACGTGTTTAACACTTCTAACACTTGCTAGTATCCCTTTTCAAAAAAAGCCAGACTTTTAGGCTCACTGCTTTCATCAAGAATTTAGTACCAGGGTTTTCTTGTTCCTGTGTTTGCTTTCATGACTACTCACTGTTTATGACAAGTAATGCTTATTTCCCATTTATAGttgatatgattttttaaaaaatacatttaacaagccagatgatttaaagaaaaaattaaacaaataataatacagATGGCACAAAGTGAGGCAAAAATCACAAGGTCATGAtgtaaaaaactgaaattttcaAAACACTGAAGGAATGGAAAGGGTTCCTTCCTAGCCTAGGGCTCAGGAGCCCTGGATTCTAGTCTAGGTTCAGGGGGACACACAGGCCAGGCCACCACCAGCCTGGGTGAATTAGGTGAGTGGAGGAGGACTGGATTTCAGCCCCACTCATCCCCCAGATGGGTGCCTTTGAGCAGTGTGGTGTGGATTcctgccttctctgggcctcagtctttcCATTTTTCCATGGGGAAGAAGATAGAAGGGTGCAGCAAAGGAACATGATGGAGGTTCAGCTGCTCCAACCCATACTCCCACTCgcaagtggggaaactgaggcccagagaggggccagGACCTGTGCAAGGTCATCTGGCAAGTGACTGGCAGATCCAGGCCCGTTCTCACCCTCCCTGAGAGAAGGGTCACCCCAATACCCCCAGCAGCTTGGCACCCAGGAGTCTCCTGGTCAGCATGACCTGGGCCCAGGCTACTCTCTGACCTCTGCACCATGAGGCTCACTTTCCTGCCCCCACTGCACAAGCCACTCACATGGAAGGGTAGATGACACTCTCTGGGGTCCTGTGCACAGCTAGGATGATGGGGCCATAGTTGTTCACATCCACCAGTGCCACCAGCATCACCAGGAAGATGGGGAAGCCTGTGGGCAACAAAGCATGGAGCTCCATGTCCCACCCTCTGAGGcctgccctccccttccctctggtGAGACCTCCTCTCAGACCCATGCCTACCCAGCCCCATCTGGGGCAGGTCCTCCAAGCTCAGACCCACCCTTCTCCTTTCCAGTTCTGGTTTCTCATAAAGGGAGCCCATTTCCCCTGACCTTACCCCTGCACCCTCAGCATCCTGAGGCCCCCTAGGGGAAAAGGCCTGCAGTTCCCTGCTGTGGGGCTGGCTGTCACAAGGAGAGATGGGAGGAGCAGAAAGGACATTGGTGGGGTGGAGGACAGTTCAACAGGGGACATCTAGAGTTATACCCCGAGGGGATGTCTGCCCTGGGCCTTGACCTTGTCCATGAGGTGGAGATTGAGAGCTCCCTGGAAGGGTTGCCCACCACCAAACACCTGGATTTTGACAAAGAACCAACCCTGaagaaatttcatgtaaaacaatgaagtGAACCAAGAAAGGGCCGAATGAGAAACACGGGAGGAGCAGCAAGTTGGGGTCAGGGACATGTGGAGGTTGGTGGACCTGTGCAATGTTCAAGGACTTGTGGTGTGTGCCCCTGGGCCTCCAGGTCTGACAAAAGAGAGGTCTGGGCCACAGGTGAATTGGGTTGCTGTTGGCCAAGAACAAATACCAGAGCCACGGGGAATCTGTTAACTGAGGTTCATGGGGATCCACAGGCAGGGCCACCACGAGCCTGGGTGAATTAGGTGAGGACTGAATTACGGCCCCACTCATCCACAACTGGGTGCCTTTgagcagtgcacaacctgcacaTCCATACATGGTGGCTCCATCTGCAAACCCCACTTGTAAAAGAGTGAGAGGTGTAGAGAATATGTAAGCGTTTCTTGGGGACAGGGCTCATCACCTCATCTTCCTAAAGAGGACCTTGACCTAGCCAAGGTAAACAACCCCTGAGGATGGGTGAGTGAAGGAAGCAGTGAGGGAATAGTCAGAGGGGTAGGTGGAGAAGTGGAACCAAGTGCCCATGTTTTGCCAGAAACCAAGAGGAAAAGGCAGGTCTGGGGGGCCCGCCAACCCCCTCCACCAACTTACCCCAGCCCACGATGCCCAGCTTGAGCAGGTAGCCTGGCACATAGGTGCCGAAGACCTCGACCACGAGTCGGTAGAGGTTGTAGCCCTCGAGGCCCATCCAGGAGAGGCAGGCGAGCAGGGAGAAGTGCAGAAAGATGGCACTGGCGCGGCAGGCAGCCTCGGAGCCTGCCAGGGCCACCGGCTCGCTGAGCAGGAAGCTCACATCCAGCAGGAAGACGGCCAGCAGCAGGTTCATGTGCACCTTGATGGTGTAATCCCTAGACTTCCTCCTGCACAGGCAAGGGTGGAGGTAGGGCAGGCAGGGTCACTCTGGTGGCCAGCGTGGgaaggcagggaggtgggaggtgtgcccgcccacccctcctcctccaggcagccttcccaggctacacgtgcacacacgcgcacacacacacacacacacacacacacacacggcctcCTGTGGCTACAGCTAGGCTCTGTCCCCGTGCACCTACCATGTGTCCAACACCCACAGGCTCAGGCACCGTGTGTGCATTTAACGGCAGATTTAACCAAGCACAGCGAGGAAGACAAATCAGCCACTACAATCAACCAGATGCTCCCAAAGTCAAGAAGGGAAAGACTGGATTTTTTGCTGTTTTGGAGAATCCATGCCACCCGTGTCCtgtgtctgcctgtctgtctgcaCTACTGTGCATCTGTGAGCACACGCTGTGTGGCCTGTGTCCTTGAGTTTGCAAGTCTGTGTGTGCACGTCCTGCTCCCGTCCCAAGACACTGTGCGGTGCAGGGCACTGTCAGCCTTTCTGTCCGCCTGGCACCATCCACTGCCTGCTCCAGAGAGTGCGGAAGAACACCTACCATCCTGGATCCCCATGCCCACCCTACCCCTAACCTGAGGCACCACCTTAGGCTGGCCCGATCCCCCTCACCCTCAGTTTACTCGTCTGTGAAGTGGGAGGACGGCCCCCCTCGcagggttggggtgagggttaCACTGATACAAAGCATCTGGCACAGATAAGATGCTCAGTCCCTAAGGGTTCCTGTCCCTTTGTCCTGGGGCACTTCTGTGATCAatgggcaggtgctgggaggggCTTGTGCCCTCACCCCCAGCTCTCCACTCGGCCTGCCAGCCGTCCCTCCTCATCGCCGGCTCCAGCCCCACCACGTGTGCAGCTGTGGCCACGCCTTCACACGGCTCTACCCTCCCCGGTCCCCGCAAGGAGAGTGAGCGCACTCCAAGAGCCTTCATTCTCCAGTAGAACTAAGGACGTCTCCCTTCCACCCAGACGGGTCCAGGGCCCAGCTGCAGGTGGACCTCGGTTTAGGCCAAGCCCAGCACTGACAATGCAGACCCCACACACAGCCGGCCTGAGGGTGGGTGGAGGCGGTCTTCACCCCACCAAAGGCGGCCCCTTCTCTCAGCGGGCACCCAAACGACTGGGGGGACACACGCCTCCATGGAGCCAGGGAGTCAGGCCTCAAACCAGACACTAGGGAACAGGGGCTGGAGAAAAATCTGGAGGCTCTACCTGTCCACAGCGGCCACTGCCAGGCAGCTCCGCTAACCCCGGCCTCGTGGGCCTGGAGCCAGCCTGCTTGGGTTCAAGCCTGCTTCTACCACTTCCCCGCTGTGTGACCTCAGTCAAGTCACTTACTCTCTCTGAGCACTCTTCCATAGGGCCCTTGTGAGGATGAACCAGGTtcatgcatgtaaagcacttagaaccgTGTGTGGCATGTGGGCCGCTTGATGTAAGTGTTCACCATTATCATTACCATCACCGTCATATTATCATGTGCCCCCAGCGGTATCACATCTGGTTATTCAAAGACAGGAATCTAGATTCTTATGTCAACTCTCCCAATTTTAAATGTTGGCAGTTAATGAAAACTGGAAATGCTATGTTACCCAAACTTTTAAATGTTGGCAGTTAATGTAAACTGGAAATGCTATGTTACCCAAACACCACAGATCTGAGCAGGAAATGCCACCCCTGGGGGTCAGCTGGCTGCACCTCCCAGGGCTTCCACAAATATACACACGTTTCGGGGTCAGTCAGGCCAATCTCCAGGGTGGGTCTCCCTCATTGTGGGGTCCCAGCCCGGGGGCCTGGAATGGAGgttctccctgcccccttccctcttgcTCCCAGGTCCTACCTAGAGCACAGGTAGGCAGCGATGGTGAGGACGCAGGCCACGGCGGAGATGACACAGCCCACGTAGGAGAGGAGGGTCAGGTACTGCTTGTGTATGGCGTCCACCTCCACAGAGGTAACCTGGGTCCACGAGACAGGTCAGGGCTGGCCTCAGTGCCCCCACCTCGACACTGAGGGTTTGCCCAGATGGAGGTCTAACCCGTGGTCCCTGGATGGCCTTGGGCGTCTATGAACCACACCTGCCCCCCAAACTGAGCAGAGTGTGGTCCCATGAGTGCATTTTTCACCACATTCTCAAATGGATCCCCGTCCCACCAAGGTCAAGAACCCTCCACCAGAGAATCCCTTTTCTGTCCTGGCACTAATTATTTTTCTGTagctttcaaaacagaaataagttTCCTGTGAGGCAGTGAGCTCGCCACGCCCAGAGAGAGGTGGAAGACCACTCCGGTCCCTCAGATGCTAGGGTCCTAAGATTTGGGGAGAATGAGCCTAGGACACAAAGCTTCTGAGATCTTGGGGGCACTGAAGTCCATCACAAGGGCCTCGCACTGGGCCTCAGTATCCCCTTGAGGGCTCTTTAGAAACATACTCCTggtcccaccccagccctgtgGAATCAGAATCCTAGGTTAGGACCAGGAACCTGCATTTTTATCATGCACCAAAATTTGGGAATAAAGAACAAGGGTTTTAGAGACCAGCTCTTTTACTtactactagctgtgtgaacttgagtaaattgcctaacctctctgagcctcagtttccttatctataaaatgggacaacAACAGGAGTGACCTCGGGGCTTGTTGTGAGGAATGGATGACATATATGTGAGAAGTGGTGGCCACACAGCAAGAACCCGGCCTGTGTATGGCAGCGGGGAAGGAGGGGGCCACGCACCATCAGCACTGCAAAGTAGGTCAGGTGGTTGCAGAGGCAGGACGTCTGCGTCTCTCTCCTGATGGTCTCACAGCCCACATCGCTCCAGCTCCCCGGGCTGCTCACTGAAGAGGGGCCAGCATGGGGCTCTGAGATCAAGTCCAGCACCCCAGCACCCCACAAATGCATGACTGCATCACTCTTCTGAGCCTTTGCTCCCCTTAGCAGATCCCTAGCCTGCCATCACTCCCTCTTCAAAGCccaccttcctccaggaagcccccctTGGTTAACTCCATCTCCCCCACCTTCCAGAACCCCCTGGTACCTGCCTCCAGGTACCTGCCCAGCTCAGAGTCCCCTCCACACTCACATGTCAGGTCTTCAACCCAGAATACACACTGTAGAGTCACATTCTTCTGTAGGGACAAGAAAGAAGGGGAGTGGGTCTCACAACAGTCTACTCCTTTCCAGCCAGGCTGAGGGAGTCAGTGCCAGGGCCCCACCCCTTTTGTACCTGACTGGCCGATGCCCTCAGCCAGTCAATCATTTTGTTAAAGACAAGTGATTCAGAGGAGAGGGGGACAGGAGGACATGGACAACGGGGACTCTTGTGTCCTTGGTTGTTTTGCTCACACTCACCGGCTGTGGCTGGTGCTGGAAGGTGAGCACCATGGGCTCCGAGAGGTTGGCTACTTTGGTGTTCTGCACGACGATACCCAAGACCTTCTCCCCCAAGACCTGGCTGGAATTCTTGTCCTAGGTATATGGGGTGGGGGAAAAGGGTAGGGAGGGGGCTCAGGACTGAGGAGAAAAGCCCAGAAGTTCCCCAGACCTTCTAGACTCCTGTCTCTGTCTGGCACATTGTTCCCAGATTTTGAGTCTCCCTCTGGAAACAATTCTTGCCAGGGTAGTCATTTACACCATAGTGAGAATAACACTCTCCCAGGTCTAAATCTCCCAGGGAGATCTGCACGTTGCTGTCCGATTTCTGACTTTACAGGGACTCTtggaggaaggggctgggctCCATGCCCACCCTTCCATCTCTCCGTCAGACAGAAGCTGCTTTCCCCCAGGGACGGCCCGAGGATGACAGCCCCATACCTGGAACAGGGCTTGGCTGCTGAAGTCCACCAGGAGGAGTCTCTTCTCAGCCTCCTGCCTCTGGCCCTTGGTCTTCTGGAAGAGCTCGCGGGGCAGCAGCACCGAGTACTCCAGGATCTCGCTCTGCTCCCCCTGCAGACCAGAGTCCCACTG
This region of Balaenoptera acutorostrata chromosome 19, mBalAcu1.1, whole genome shotgun sequence genomic DNA includes:
- the ADGRG1 gene encoding adhesion G-protein coupled receptor G1 translates to MAAQVLLQTVPFLLSLLLVPGARGGGPREDFRFCGQRNQTQNSSLHYKRTSELHISIRNTEEALTVHAPFPGAHPAPRSFPHPRGLYHFCLYWNRHAGKLHLRYGKNDFVLSNQASDLLCFRHQEESLAAGAPLFATSVSSWWSPQNTSLPSAAGFIFSFHTPPLKTSHSASVDTCELKRDLQRLSQFLKHPRKSSRRPPFTPAGQQLQSLESKLTSVSFTGDTVSFEEDLVNATVWKLQPAASLQDLHIHSQREGEQSEILEYSVLLPRELFQKTKGQRQEAEKRLLLVDFSSQALFQDKNSSQVLGEKVLGIVVQNTKVANLSEPMVLTFQHQPQPKNVTLQCVFWVEDLTLSSPGSWSDVGCETIRRETQTSCLCNHLTYFAVLMVTSVEVDAIHKQYLTLLSYVGCVISAVACVLTIAAYLCSRRKSRDYTIKVHMNLLLAVFLLDVSFLLSEPVALAGSEAACRASAIFLHFSLLACLSWMGLEGYNLYRLVVEVFGTYVPGYLLKLGIVGWGFPIFLVMLVALVDVNNYGPIILAVHRTPESVIYPSMCWIRDSLVSHVTNLGLFSLVFLFNMAMLGTMVVQILRLRPHAQKWPHVLTLLGLSLVLGLPWALVFFSFASGTFQLVVLYFFSIITSFQGFLIFLWYWSMRLQARGGPSPLKSSSDSTRLPISSGSTSSSRI